tgaagAACAAGGTGAATCTTTGTGACGGTTTTTTTCTAGCCAACCAACAACTTTTGAAGTCTGGCTCAACGTTTCGTCTTCTATtccaaactgaaaaaaataagtttgctAAATTATAAACGTAGTAATATTCAAATGGTAATTGTATCTATGTACGTGCTTAACGTCGCAAATAagcttcaaaattaatattatttttaccttTGACTTGCGCCAAAAAAACAACTTTTCTCTAAACTCTGTTCGAAGACCAATATTTTTTACTGCTTCCGCAATGTCTTCTttcgacaaatattttaagcttcGAAAAGTTAGTCCAGCATCTAAGGAACATTAATAATAATGCATAAGTGTTAATATTGCCGAAgaatttttacttactttttaggCCAAGAAAAAGTGTTTCCAGATCAAACTCCTTTAGCAGATTAAGGAGATCCGTATCTTCCTCAACACACGTGTACGTTAAATCACCCTGTTCATTAATTTGGATATCGTTGCCAAACATTCGCAGCAAGTCGTTTTCCGGTATAATTTTACCCTGACTGGTCATTCTTGTGTCTTGTTTACACTTCTAAATTCTTAAATGTCAAAGTGAACACGTTTAAATAGAAAGTGCCActttgattttgatttaaatgTCAAAGTGAACATGTTTAAATAGAAAGTGCCACTTTGATTTATAAAATGAACACTTTAAATGTTAACGTTAACACTTTTCTGCAAATTGATcactttacattttaaatttaacactttcaaaataaacgttataattttatttttaaacttttaaaaattttaaatcaaatggattcacttttaatacaattttaaaagtgattgcattataaataataaattttactttaaaatataaagtttgtcattataaaataaagttaacatttttaaatttagtaattttacattaaaaacaaaaattttaacttttaaattaaaagtaaacaattaaaaaacttaaaattagcacttttacaaaatatttttttttttgtgttcccCATAAAGAACCTATAGACTTAgacactttaaataaaatttaaaagtgttcacatttaattttaaagcccactttttttctcagtgtatatattatatttatttgtgaactattttatgaaattatatattatccaTTTTGACCAAATACATTATTTTGCAGAGAGATGAGAGATTGATTCCACactcataaaatatttgatcaTTGCAGGCAAAAAACTGGTCCAAGTGGTTATTGATGTCCTGATTTGTGGTGAAGGTTGtcgtaaaaaaatttttagagaCCGGAACAAATAATACTCCCAAGGTGCCGAGTCTGGAGATTATGATGGATGTGGTACTACAACCCATTCAAGCCACAAATGCTTTTGGCGAGTCATCAATTTTGTATGAGGTTTCGCATTaccctggtggaacactatacCATTTCTATTGATCAATTCTGGCCTCTTCTATTTCAGTGCATCACTCAATTTGTCCAGCTGAACACAAAACTTATTAGAATTAATTGTGGTATTATCGGGCAAAACCTCAAAATAAACGATTCCTTTGAAAGTCCACTAAACAGACAACATAACCTGTTTTTGGTGACTATTGGCCTTCGAAGAATTTGAGTTGGTGCATCCTCTTTTAAACCATGATCTCTTGCGCTTTACCTTCTTGTAAATAACTTACTTTTAGACGCCAGTAACAATGCGTTTCAAAAATGGTTCACTTCTTTGGCGTTTCATAAGCAAATCATAGTTGTTAATGCGACGAAGCTAGTTTCTAAAACCAAATTGCCGGAACGAAATTTTGCAAACCAATTTTGGTAATGGCATACGGGCAACACATGTTTTCCAGACACATTATATAATTTTCGCTTTGCTTGAACTGATGTTTACCCTTTTGATAGTAAAGTATAGTAAAATATACTGAAAATACCGTTTTCGATATTCCATCTTTCGATAGGAAACTAAACCAATAACTATtccaaaacattaaaaaaaaatttacaacatatcaactgttcaaatacatacatacagtggaacttctctaactcgaatcatcataatccacaaaaagcttcgagttagagagaattccagttatagaattttcattaaaacatataatttttcaaaaatctgtaaaatatagattaaatacattgaaacatgtattctgcaattttgttggttgcactttgctattattTGGCCTTTGACGTCTGTATTCTATGCCTTTGTTATATGGTTTATACAATTCACAAGTTTAATATCATATCTTTTGTTCGCttccgtacgatatagaggaactcttttaaaattctgcgtcaatagtaaaatttagtaaagggtgattttttaagagcttgataactttttttaaaaaaaaaacgcataaaatttgaagataatttcatttaaatgttgaccgcggctgcgtcttaggtggtccattcggaaagtccaattttgggcaactttttcgagcatttcggccggaatagcccgaatttcttcggaaatgttgtcttccaaagctggaatagttgctggcttatttctgtagactttagacttgacgtagccccacaaaaaatagtctaaaggcgttaaatcgcatgatcttggtggccaacttacgggtccatttcttgagatgaattgttctccgaagttttccctcaaaatggccatagaatcgcgagctgtgtggcatgtagcgccatcttgttgaaaccacatgtcaaccaagttcagttcttccatttttggcaacaaaaagtttgttagcatcgaacgatagcgatcgccattcaccgtaacgttgcgtccaacagcatctttgaaaaaatacggtccaatgattccaccagcgtacaaaccacaccaaacagtgcatttttcgggatgcatgggcagttcttgaacggcttctggttgctcttcaccccaaatgcggcaattttgcttatttacgtagccattcaaccagaaatgagcctcatcgctgaacaaaatttgtcgataaaaaagcggattttctgccaacttttctagggcccattcactgaaaattcgacgttgtggcagatcgttcggcttcagttcttgcacgagctgtattttatacggttttacaccaagatctttgcgtaaaatcttccatgtggtcgaataacacaaacccaattgctgcgaacggcgacgaatcgacatttcacggtcttcagccacactctcagaaacagacgcaatattctcttctgtacgcactgtacgcattcgtgtggttggtttaatgtccaataaagtaaactgagtgcgaaacttggtcacaatcgcattaattgtttgctcacttggtcgattatgtagaccataaatcggacgtaaagcgcgaaacacatttcgaaccgaacactgattttggtaatgaaattcaatgatttgcaagcgttgctcgttagtaagtctattcatgatgaaatgtcaaagcatactgagcatctttctctttgacaccatgtctgaaatcccacgtgatctgtcaaatactaatgcatgaaaatcctaacctcaaaaaaatcacccgttattatgcCCTagtcgaaaaattcgatttatagaaggaaatttgtatgaaatttggcctATTCAACAgtgcgagttatggagaacttcgagttaaggaagtttgagttatgcaacgaaatttgtatgaaatttgatttctaaacactattgttaattcaaaaattcgagttctggagatcttcgagttatagaagttcgagttatggaagttccactgtatattaatGTATTGGTCGTTCACTaagtaatttagtttttttagtgCAATTTAAACACGATTGATTCTACgctaataaaatgtttgatcCTACAGGCAAAAAACTGGTCCAAGTGGTTTTTGACGTCCTGATTTGAGGTGAAGGTTCTCCCATCCAAAACATTTTGCAGAGCGGAACAGGTAATAGTCGGAAGCTGACAAGTCAAACTTTTATGAGGTCTCGCATTATCCTAGGGAAACACTAcatctttttatattttgtttgctcAATTCTGACCCCTTCTGTTTGATTGCATCACTTAATTTGTCTAGCTGATCCCGATACACTTCAGTATTAATTGTGATATTGTCGGGCAAAACCGCGAAATAAACGATTCAAGAGTCTTTCCAAGAAATTGCTGGAACGAAACAATAGTACAACAGTAAAATGTGGCATGCTCTGTATGTTTTTggccaaacatttttttattttccgtttttaaatcacaaaacaTGTTctgtaattttagtttttaactagctgactccgcagtcgttgcactgcgtgaaattatttgttttgaaaacaaagttgaatttgtatagtgttggaaaacatttatttgcgatttttctaattttttttttcaatgtaacgcaacttaataaacaacattttttgttttctgttccggtgcgtaaatgtacagcgaagatgatttttcaactcgtgaatgaaatgtATGCCACACACCTCTAGCGACTGTCTTTGACACTTGtttattgtcatcccaaatgtaagtctcattggaaactgaatacgtttgaactgaaatgacaaatcgttggaactcaaagaaattcgtggaatcaagcattctgctcCCTTGTaggtccctttaaaaaattcttgcaattcttacattattcgatagctgcttgaagattgcgaagcaaaataaatgataaaacattataatgacaaagaatttagaaatttcactggataattcacaacttcgtcttcattttcaacatgatcgatcgatgtggaTGAAGACAAatatcccggaagttgactttaagttgtatagattaagtcatcgacatcggtatttttgacagttaaccctctcatgcccgaatgaaaatgggcggagctaatagcttttttaggacagatatatattagtcttaactcaaatatgaagtgataaaaatttcaaagtcctatgttacCTGGTTCATTAGCTAtgtgatgttgcttataggcacaaattaaattattataaataaactaaacacttttttcatgaaattttttagtaaataattctcttatccttacttatttatatagttcactttgttttaaaataaaacaattatttttatgtttttaaaccatttttgtataacttttttcgcgaaacgatttttgccaGTTTCTCTCTGCTAAGAATCATCCCTTCATTTCATCATCCCGACAtgtaatccctttttgttttttttttattttttaatattttttttaatttttttgtatttttcaaatttttaattttttttgtttgtttttttggtttttgcttttttttttaattattatgtagattagattcaagtacgtgataatttcaaataaaaaacaaaaacaaaaaaacaaaattaaaaatttgaaaaatacaaaaaaattaaaaaaaatattaaaaaataaaaaaaacaaaaagggattaaatgtctgctacgtccacgtcgttaatcctgggttacgctaaattctgataataatagtgcataaatcaatgatttttcatcatgttctgagttggttttttatttgtagctcatacaaatattgctgtcccaaaattccctttggggggtaaaaaggtgatgaaataaggaacattttaagatattttcgaaaaaaaatcgaagggggcattagttgttaaaaattccaaaaaaaattttttttttaattttttgctatgaaatattaatttttaaaatttttacgatatacagtttcaaagtttgagaaattctgtacaaaaaagtcacaagtgttttaaaatatgttcattagttttaaagttatggcggttcgaaaatttttttacaaaaaactttggccccttataatatggcgaCCCCGCGTTAcgcagacctaaaaccatatgttttattttaggttttacatgtactctaagatatataattgccaaagaaaataaagaactttttttttcaagtggctttttttccagagaatgccccatatgtttcatagatttgcatgtttaactgaagctacagtgtcgtatgtgccgttcttctaacttcaagtagcgttgctgcaattccagtagatgcgagagccaacgtaatgccattttgagatcgaattgttgcccaaaatcccgttttttacacatttaccactgtttcttcactcctattggtcgtgatgctatatagcctatagccttcctcgataaatggactatccaacacaaaaagaattattcaattcgaaccagtagtttcgaagattagcgcgttcaaacaaacaaacttttcagctttataatattagtatagattttccaaaaataacaaacCGATCAGAATCGTTGTCATATTTCTGTAtagaattcgaaaaaaaaaaaaatgaaagcagTTTTTGGTTTTAAACGAAGTTTTATTGTAACAACGTAAGTATTATATTGTAAATAATGATCACATTTATTGatgaatgaaaattttaaaaatatgcagAGAAAACATAACATTTCCAAAGAATATACGAAAGATACTCAAAATCAGTTATAGCGGAACAGAAAAACTTAATGCTcatctaaaaattgtcgaattcACACTTTAACTCTgaaatcgaatatgaagacctcagtgcttgtggctaattttttaccgaGTCACTATCTGCCGTAAATGGGCCAAATGAATTCAATTCGTTCAATGCATGAGATATTTTATGTGTACGCATAACCTTGGATAttatgtagcttggtggcaaaaatgagtgaaatcggccCTGGAATTACCCTAGTCAGCTCATATACTTATCATGACTTGAGCCAGGTCGGCTTgcatttattgccaaaaattttttaattgcatttataccaagaaactttttattaaaaaaactgtatattaAAAGATAAAGATATGGTTTAATGATATATGGGTTCcgtatatgcaatatgtaacCCGTTGCAAAcaacattttactttttatcacAATTcttttcaatcaaatttttaaacttatattcgaatttaatttacgattacagatcaattgaaataaaatcatatgATTTCTCATTTGGGCACTGAATTCAAATCGTATGAATTTCAGAATATGTCTGAAAGTCTCGAAGATACCTCTTCAAGAATGCTAAATTTCTCTTCACCAacattttgaagttttgatatCATAAGAAATTCGCTATGGAGAAAGCAATAGTCATTGTTGATGTTAGAAAATTAGAAAACTTTCAATGTCAAATTTTACCCAGTCAATTAAGGAATAAGACCAGAGCCCTCCATTGCAGAGTATCCTTCAACCATCATAGAGGAATTCCACAGAGAAGAATGAGTGGAGGGTCAGATGTGCAACTAGGCTGAAACTTTAGAGAAATTTACATACAGTTGCAAAGCActcaatataatacataacttGAAATATTCTCGGATTCCTAAATCTGAAAGGTAATTTTGTAAACCTGCCACAGCTCTCTTGTTCCAAGTACAAACATGGACTAAATAGGAGTGCTGGACATGTAAGAGACGCATTCTGAGTCCATTCCTGCCCCACAATAAACCATTAGTTCCATCCATCACATTTGCCACGTATACGCACCATTACTTTCACTTTGTATTTTTAGCGTATTTTTCactaatattaatatgtatgtaggtcCTTTTACAGCGCcaccaaataaattattcaaatgatGATGAGTTGATTATGTTAGTGCCAACAGCGCATCAACACATTGGTGAAttgggcagcagcagcagtgcgaGTCCATTTGTTGCCGTCCGTTAGCAATGAGCAGCGAACAAATTCATGGCCGCTCGTCGTCATTTGTCGCGCATAAGCCCGCTTTTATGCGCCACGGTGAGCTCATCCATTTAGTCGTCATTCCTCTAATGGTCATTGTTGATGCCACTGCTGCTGTTATgacagttgctgttgttgttattgttgttgcaactattTTCACTAAATCCGGTTGACCGGCATCAGCTGTCgtgaaaaagttttaaacttAATATCCGTGACattattgcataattttgttAGTGCACGACAGCagtgttgccattgttgttgttgttgcactgtttgttgtttgttgtcgaTAATAATGTCGTCACTTACTTTCGTTGCAAATTGCGCTGCTGCTCTttgaactttttgttgttgcatatttagCACGTTTGTTGCAATTAccgttggcattgttgttgtcact
This portion of the Zeugodacus cucurbitae isolate PBARC_wt_2022May chromosome 3, idZeuCucr1.2, whole genome shotgun sequence genome encodes:
- the LOC128920224 gene encoding uncharacterized protein LOC128920224 codes for the protein MTSQGKIIPENDLLRMFGNDIQINEQGDLTYTCVEEDTDLLNLLKEFDLETLFLGLKNAGLTFRSLKYLSKEDIAEAVKNIGLRTEFREKLFFWRKSKFGIEDETLSQTSKVVGWLEKNRHKDSPCSSNNSIRNAFGSQPLSTFLNDNSAGKQLIQYYEEWACFTNNNFRRCHVNKDKA